CGTCCAGCAACCAAAAGCCTCTTCCGTTTGCCTACCAGTTCGCCGCTGGAGCTGTCGCTGGTGTATCAGAGGTATGAACTCGCTGAGGTCTATTGGCCATTATGTTCTCGAGTGCTAACTCCGCGGTGCTTGCAGATTCTTGTCATGTATGCGATTCCTCCTCGGTCAATTCCACCCATAACCTCACTTTAGCCCGTTAACGAATGCAATTCAAAATTACACAGGTACCCATTGGATGTCGTCAAGACACGAGTGTAAGTGCTCTGGAATCTCTGCACCCGCCAATGCGGTCGTGCGAAGTCGGGTTGAAAGGAAGCGCAGCTGACATGGGGCCATCATGCCCACAAACCATAGGCAACTTCAATCCAATGTCGTTACCTCCGCTGCAGAGGAAAGATACAATGGCATGTTTGATTGTTTCCGCAAGATCGTCAAGAACGAAGGGTAGGCCATATGCACATATGCACGGAACTCATGCCGCCCCTATTAAATGGGAGGAATGACCAGTGAATGTCAGAAGCTAATCGTGGGACTCTGAGCAGATTCTCACGTCTATACCGCGGTATCTCGGCCCCCATCCTGATGGAGGCTCCCAAGCGTGCGACCAAGTTCGCCGCCAACGACAGCTGGGGCTCCTTCTACCGGGGACTGTTCGGCGCGCAGAAGCAGACACAGTCGTTGGCCGTGCTGACAGGTGCCACCGCGGGCGCCACCGAGGCCTTTGTGGTCGTGCCCTTTGAGCTGGTCAAGATCCGTCTGCAGGATCGCGCTTCCGCAGGCAAGTACAACGGTATGCTGGACGTGGTGCGCAAGATCATCGCCACGGAGGGTCCTCTTGCCATGTACAACGGCCTCGAGTCGACGCTGTGGCGTCACATCCTCTGGAACGGCGGCTACTTCGGCTGCATCTTCCAAGTCCGCGCGCAGCTCCCCGCTGCCGAACCCGGCAACAAGTCCCAGCAGACCCGCAACGACCTGATCGCGGGTACCATCGGTGGTATCGCGGGTACCGTCCTCAACACCCCCATGGACGTCGTCAAGTCGCGCATCCAAAACTCCCCCAAGGTCGCCGGCCAGGTGCCCAAGTACAACTGGGCCTGGCCTGCCGTTGGCACCGTCATGAAGGAAGAAGGCTTCGGCGCCCTCTACAAGGGTTTCATCCCCAAGGTGCTCCGTCTCGGTCCCGGTGGTGGTATTCTGCTCGTTGTTTTCACGGGTGTCATGGACTTTTTCCGTAAGATTCGTGGCGAGTAAAATGTGTATTCCATTCAGCAAAAAATGAATTAGATGAATGGACATGTCTCACTGACATAGTAAAGACTGCGACTGTGAAATACGCTGTAATTAGTGACGATTGTAAAAGCCGGCGTATATCTCCTACAGAAGCCGGCCAGAATCGAATTACCAGGTCACACTCAGATACGCGGGGAACAACGAGTCAGTCAAATTTGAAAGGCTTTAATGGATTACAATAACTGATAGCACTAAATGGTTAGTAATCGAGGGCAGGCTCGTCCACAACAACAGTGAAGGTACATTGCAAAGCCGTAGCGCACCAAATCCGCGTGTAATACGAAAGCATCCGAAACAGACAGAGACCACAGACAGCCGTGTATgtcagaaggagaaagggaaataGGGTATCGATATAAATGTAAACAGAACATATGCCGGAGACTGAAAAAGAGAAACCACGGCGAGTCAACGATGGTGCGAGGGCCGTTGCTGGTGTGAGATTACCGCCGAGGAAAACAAAACGCTGTAGTCATTCATAAGCCGGTGCTATGCAGCGACATCAATGTCGAGATGCAACATAACACCGTGGTCTGAGAAAGCTGGAAAGCTTGAAAAAGCAGAAGGAAATAGAACAAGCTAGATCTTGAACGGACAACCCCATGAATATGAAACAATAATCAGATACACTCGATAGCCCAAAGACCAAGCGACAGGCGATGAAAACATTAGATCCGGATGGTAACATCAAAAATGACGAGATGTCAAGACTTCGTACGCCGGTCACCTGCTGAACCCTATCCCTCCGTGTGACGCCTGTGTATGCAATATGTCATGACATGCACTCGTAGAAATAATGACCGATTGAGTTGCGATCCcacagaaaggaagagattCTTTACTGCATCTCCATTGCGTactcatcttcttccttgaagcTCATTCCCGCGTGACCGGAGCTGTTCCAATATTGTGCTTGACCCGAGTTCCCGCCGTTGCTGCTGCCACCACTGTTGTAGGACGGGCTGAGACTCTGCGGGCTCAGCGCCCCGTTTTGGGAAATGGGCTCGCCCGCTAAGTTGGTATGCTTGGGCACTCTCAAGCCGCTCCCGGGTCCTCGGCTGTAAGTGAAGGTGCTAGGATCGTTCTTCTCCAAAGCGTCCAGAATCTCACTCCGCatgcgcttctcctcctccgtctgtTCAAACGGCCAGGTGCCTCCGAGACTAGTGATCAATTCCGCGAGCTCAGactcctgctgcagcttAACATGAAGAGCCCACATCAAGTCACGCATCCAACCCACGGCACCGTTCAGGATGTCACCCTTGTTAgggcccttctccttctcctcgatgggAAGACCCATAGTGATGTTACCAGCAGTAGCACGACGGCCATTGCCACCGGCCAGGAGAGAAGTGGCTGCGTTTGAACTGGATCCATTTCCTGACATGGCACTGTTATTGACGAGCTGTTTCCGGACCTTGTCATCCTCCAGACGATGTTGTGGTACGAGGTGCGAGAGATCCTGAATACGCTCGTTAATGTTGTCTCGCCGACGGCGCTCGACCAGGTTGTGCGAAGCTCTTCGGCGCCGACGCTTTGCTTCTTGTGATTCTAAATCCTGGGCGCTTCCCGGAATGTGTGTATCAACCTTGGCTGGCAAAGAGGCATGCTTGCCAGACTTGAGGATCTCCGAGATAGCGGCATGATGAGAGGGATGGCCCGGCGACGAAATGGGGGACTCCATACCGAAGGAGTGGGCGCTTCCGGGGGTGCCATCCCACTGGTTGGACAGAGTCTTCTGATGCCGTGGTTGCAATCCAGTACGGATCGGTTGTGTAGGGAAACTACCAGATTCCGGAGTTCCAAGAGTCAGGGCACCCAAAGCTGGAGTTTTAGGGGTCATGGGGCTGCGTCCATCGGAAGATGTGCGGTCGATCGCCTGTAGACTCGGGCGTGCCTTGGAGTTGACGTAGCTCTGCTCGAAATGGGAACCCTGGAGATGGGAGGGATTGTGTTGTTGCTGGTTCAGACCGCGGAAATGATCATAATTGAAACTGTGGATGAAGGGGCTGTGCATCGGAGCCCCTTCAGGAGTGTTGGAATACATCTGCGACATATGGCCGGGATGGCTCATAGAAATGCCAGCACCGGAGTGATCCTGCATGAAGTTCATGCTGGTATCTCGTGGGAGCCCATTCTGACCGTTGATTTCCAGGTCCAGCAATTCGTCTGTATCGATTCCAGAGTTCCCAAAGTTGAAGCTTGATGACATATTCTGTTGTGACCCGAACGGGTAGGACATGAAACCGCTGTTCTGCATGGTCAGCTCCGAGGGATCCACGGCCTCGTTGGAGTTTCCAAATTGATTGTTTAGGGAGTAGCCGTTCTGCGACATCATGAAGTGATTGTTGTTGTGATCGTCTGGATCGCTCTTGATGAAAATGCTCGCTTCGCTCATAGCGTTTGAGCAAATAGCATAGACTTACTCCCCGAGATCAACTCAAGAAGAATATCGTACTCGGAAGTTAAGTGGCGATGGAATTGAAGGTCGGCAGGAATGTAGTGGTAATTGCGACAAGATGTAAATCCCGGATACTCGAATGGCGAAATGAAATAATTCTATAGAGATGCACTGACAAGGTTGTTATAGTAACGAGAAGGGTACGTGATGGTCACTTTGGTCAAGTGGATATGAAGACTGTCGGTTGTCTGTAAGGCGACCGTCAGCTGGCGAATTCCAAGCAGAAAGGAATCGTCCAGAGGGGCTGCACGATGCATGCGCCAATGAAGAAACCCCCAAAGAAGAATAGAGATGATAGTACGTACGCTTGTATGGATAAAAGGGGGAAATGATGCTGGCAGGATGAAGTTGGGTATATTAATGCGGGACAAGTGGCTGTGTGAACCGGTCAAGGGATGTGATTCGGAAGCGGGCGATTCGGAGAATGCGCGTATCGTGGGGgatggtactccgtactagcCTACTACAAGGCCACACCGACGATCGTCAACCACGCGAAGAATGATGAGTCAAGGTCTCGGCAGCCCTAAAAATAAGCAACAGGCAAATGAGAAAAGCACAGATAAATTCTGAGGCAATAATTGATAAGAATGCCGATTCGGAAGATAGAGAGAAATAAGTCAATTCGAGGAtcagaggatgaggatgcgaGTCCAGAAGGAATTCCGTGGAAGAGAATGGTGACGATGGTTGTGGCCAGAATTATCCAGAGCAGTCATaaaaaggaggagaggcGGCCAGACCAAAGCGGACAAGAAAGGGACAGCCAgatagagagagagagacagagacCAGAGACAGTGAGAGACCGGGTCCGAGGAGGCGATGTGGGTTTATCTGTCGGGGTTTGGGGGGGTCGAGCCACGATAAGGGAGAACCATCAAAAAAGCAACGTTGGCTGGGTCTTTTGAGGCGAGCAATGTATTCACAGGCAGACTCCTCCGCGGTGcctctctcttttttatCTTTTTGCGTCGTCCCAggttcttttctttcagtTTCTTTTCCCCGCGGCCCTTGGAGGATATGACAGATCTTAGAGCAAGATGAGCCCAAGTGAGGGGGGATAAAGTGATTAGAGCCAAGTTGGCCCAGGAGATGGTCAGTGGGGTAAGCCTGGTAAATATTGGACGCAGGACTGCGGAACTCGGGGAGAGGCGGTGGGCAACAAATCGATCAATATCAACCGTGTAGAAACGACTCATATCAATACATCCAATCGATGGAAGTAAAGGAGTCTTCGATTGACGACTATTAATATTAGGACCATTGATTTGGATCGATCATTTTGTCTCGCTGAGCATGAGAGGGGTGGAGGGGAGTGTCCCCAGAAGGCGGTCAGAGCAACATCATGTGGAGTTTTCGACCACTTAAATCGTTTACAGTGCAATCCATGAATATGCTCAGCGATCGCTCTTTGGTGCTGTTTCTTGTGTCTCCGGTTTCAGATCATGTAATGAACGCTCATCCCTTGCGTATCATGCTCATGCAAAGCGAAGCACTTTACTTCGCTCGTCCGCTTTTAGGCGGGTGTGAAACGGAAATCCAGGCCCGAAGGGGTAGACATCCTTATCCTTAAAGCAGAGAGTACTAGGTTGCCCCTCTGAAGCCCAGCCCTTAGGTAGGATGTCCGAACAAGGAAATGGCAAATCAGCGCTGCCACAAACTCTTCAGTAAAATTCTGCGGACAGCAGCTCACGTTTCTCCCGACCGTTCCCCCTGCAGAGCTTGATGCAAGCGAGGTTGTGCAGCAGACGGATAATGCTGTAAGATGTTGTCCATAGCGAGGGATCATTTCCTAGGGTTTGGCGTAGATTTCCTTGGCTCTCTCATATCCACAAGAGGAGGATAGGCGATGATCCGCCTTGTTAGTCAATACTGCCTTGCGTGGAAGAAGGTAACCATCAGGTATCGTGCTTATCGCGTCTCATGTTGATTATCTTGCATGGAGGGATCCCCGCTTGGACCTTTTACCCGGACCGCATCTCTCTAGGCCTCATGATAACTGATCTCCAGGGTacagcagcaatgacagAGATGAAATCATATCGATGAGAAGAAAATAGAATACGTTCACTTACCACGCAACGCCTTGAACCGTGTTGATTATAGCACTCTTATGGGATCTGTTTTGGCAGCGCAGATCAGCTCTGATCCCTCAGGAGTGGGCACTCTTTCGTTCACAGAACTTGAGGAATACGAAGAGAGTGAGATGAGGCCGGCGGGCTTTTGAAGAGAAACACACGTGGCTGAGCCGCAGCTCCAAAGAGGCCAATCAGGCGAACAGGCAGAGGCGCAAGAGCCTTACCCTTTGTGGAGCTGGTGCTGGGGCAAAGAAGGGGCAATAGCAAGTGCAAGACATTAAAAGGAACGCAGAGCAAGGCGAGTCCAGGGAAGAGACAGAggcagaaggagaaacagaggTAGCCGTGAGGCTCAGCTAGGATGGATGGCTTACAGTTGCTTGAGATTATCCGCTTGGTGCACGGGAAAGTCGGAAGCCAGGATGAGAGGGCTCGAGCTCAAAGGAGCAATCAGGATGGATATTTCCGCGGTAACTGCAGCGAACTGGTTCGATTTGATTTCGCTCCGTCTTCTGGCGGATGATGAATTGCATGAAGAAGAATCGAATCGGATCCAAGCGGGGTGTTGGGGATAGTGGGTATACAAAAAGCAGTCGTCCTCTGACCGGGACAATGAATCCAGACGATAACTGTGAGAGGTGAGTGATCGTAATCACGAACGATGCTTTTCGACGGCCTTTGCAGAATGGAAAGGATGAAGGAATGAAGGCTTTAAGGACTTCTTGAGGCGCTCCTGGGAAGGTCTCATTTGATATAGCACGGTGGTGGTCATGCAGGGTGTCGATCGTCTATCGATGAGGCTTGATGCCACTACAGCATTACGTACCTTGACTGCCTATTTACCGCAATAGAATTATTTATTTCTTCTATTTGAcaattttattttatttGTTTATTTTTATCTttattttcattttcattttttATGTTACTAGAATGAAGAATTATCAGATAATTCTTCTGTGGGCTGGTAAATAAAGCAAAAAAAGATAGGGAATGGTGTGAACCAACCAGTGGCGGTGCGGCATTAGTGGAAGAAGTatgtgatgatggagggtCAGCCAAAGTAGTAAATCTCATACTGCAATCTCATTAAATGGAATTTATTTACCAAAGGAGGGGGGGGTCGAAAACAATGTTGTATGGAGGGTGTTACAGTCCGGATCGAGAAAGATGACGAGGTAGTAGTGGCAGATCTGGACAAGAGGATCTCGAGTTAAGTATATTAGGGCATTATTGACCTCCATCTTCATAAGGTCTGCATTCATCCCATGAGCAGCCCAGTACGATGGCTGTCACCTGTTCGTCCTCAACAAGGGAGTCATGACTCAGTCTCATGGTCAGCCTCTGTGCCTTCTTTTCCTAATAATTTCTTGGTAGCAATGTATCAAATGCCCAGCCTGGCTAAAAGAATACCCTACATACCATGCCTTCCACTCTCGATCATGGATTATACTTAATTTAGTGAATGATCACTCCTCGAACGGAGAACAGACAGAATGATCAAGCAATGTGAGTATTCGTTATTGGATCTGATTGGATCTAGAGCTCTTCACCTGTCGCACGAAGTAGACATGACATCACCTCGCCGACTTATTCTAACGCATTGCGATGACTGTTGTTTCGGCCCCAGAGTATGTATGCTGCTCGCCCAAATATTTTGGCCGAAATGGGAGACTCACCCATGGGGATGTAAAGAGGTGGAGGGTAGAaaagtactctgtagactcGTCATGTAGAGTCGAGAATCAAGAATCAAGAATGTCTGATTCGTGAGACACCACCATGTGGACGGGTTGAGCTAGTGAAAAGGCAATCGTCGTCGTTAgtttcctttctctctcccgTGATTCTATCGCCTTTTGTCTAAGATCTATGTATAGAGACACTAGGAAGATCGATGATTTTCGACAGGCTGGAATTCATACCCGGAGGAATCGCCAGTGCGCTATGTGCTGTGGCCCGTGGAGGGGCTTAACCGTTTCACTTTCAGCGCAAGACTTGACTTTCCAGCTTGTTGTGCTATGGTAATGTCTTTGCAAAAGTCACTGCCATGCTCGTCTCAACTGGTGCTTGGACCCAGACGAATTGGGACAATAAGACTGTGAGGATTCATcatccttccttctcttgtcTTGTCCCGCCACTAGTCCGAGCGCATCAAAGCTGATTACGAAGTTAGGCCCAGTATCCAGTCCACAACTTTGAACCTCGTAATCTGCTTTAGTCTAACACTCTCGTTAGTCTCTAAGAGGTCCGTGACACCCTGCAAGGTGGTGTATCATGTCGCTTTCCGAGATGCGTCCTGCACCCCGAGCTACTAGACACCAGAGACAAAGCTAGGGCTACGTTGATGGTCCAACCAGGCTTGTCCTCTCATACCCCGCCTATCTTATCACTATTTTGAGGATCGAGCGAAGAAAGGCATGTATGCGAATATCGACGGCTGTCGCGCTTCATACCTCGATCTTTTTTCGATTAGATCATGATTTGGAATACTATCGTCAGAAGAATGCGGGGAGGGAAGCTTATTAACCAGAATGCTGTCAGCAATGGACATTACAAACCCGCTTTTTCCACTCATATTTGATCAGATAAAGAAAAATCTACAACTAGCCAAAATGCTGATTTTTGATCTTGGTGGTTGACCATAACTATGAAGTCATGGCTCTCAGGTGGTATCTAACGATTCGCAAATGGTAAGCTCATGTATCTCAATCACTCCAGCCTCCCTACCTGAGATGACCACAGTGGAGTCTTTCAAGGTCGGCAGTCAGGTCATACATCGCTCTATACATCTCTTTATTTGACCTCTTTCACCGATATTTAAATATCTACAGGTTAatcccttttccttttctttcggACATCCATGAGTAGGCTGACAATTGTGATGAAGGCTCGCTGGTCTCTGGCTCGTGTCCGTCCCGTCCCGTCAAGGTTTGGACTGCATGATTATGGCCATCAGCATCCCATGGTCACTGCAAGTAGTCTTTAATAGAAATAATGGAAACTACAATACAGTATCCAAGGTTGCGCGAGAGCCCGGTTCGGGGTTCGCCAGAGTACATCTCGGTAAATAGTTTTCTATATCTTAATTGGATTCCAGGAATAGATCTTCCCCTCCCTGCTCCGCCAACAAATGGCCGGCGTAATACGTCAGCTATTGTTTCGCCTTTCCTTGATTTGCTTCGATCTGCCCTGCTTTGCTCCTCATCCTAGTCATATAATGGGCATTGATATGGCGATCTTATCTGTTGGTATATAGCAACCTCTTATGAGATCGAAGGGAGAATATCTCCGCTTGACCCGCTGGACGGGTGGATCATCCGCGGGAAAaatgtactctgtaggtacAGCGCCATTTCCAGTGATACATCTCAGATTATGCGGCAATCTCCCGCCTAGCTCGGGGTGTAACATTCTCAAAGTAGGTACCTGGTTACTCTGCAAAAGCAACAGAGCTCGGATAATATCTCTCAACCTCTGCGCTATCTCCCCACATTAGTTCCCATGCCCTACCTACAAGTTCTCTGTAAGCGCCCCGCAATACGACCAACATGCAACTTCGCCTACATGAATACATCTGCCCCTAGCTCATGAATTATTATCCTCGGATGACTTCCGAAAATACATCGTCAGCATCCGAAATGTAAGTTATGCCATTGCAGTTCTAGCGAAGATCAGCTCGATTGAACAAGGCACGGTTGCAGCAGGGATGCGCTTCGATATCGAGGTAGGATCTGCAACCTTCGCCGTAGAATACCATTGTGCAAGCTGTCTAAGGTAGGTGCTCTTTCCGCTTTCCAATCTGGTTACGGAGTTCTACCAAAAGGACGCTTGATGCTCGCCTTCGCTCTTCCTCAACTGCGCAGAGGAGTTCATCTCGAGCATCTTTCACCAAGCATTTCCAAAATAATTCGACACATTCCccgtttcttctccatcaaGTGTAGGTATTTTTCTTACCAGTCTTAAATATGGAACTGGCAACCCAAAGCAGTTGCACATCAATAAAACAGGATAGGGACATGATTTACTACCTAGTTCAACATGGAGGGCAGCCATGAGCCGACCAACCAATGAAATGCATTTAGGCACTCCCGTAGATGGCATCTACAGTCTGTGATTGGCCAGGAGAGCTTTGAGGGTGACACCAGCTCTTCT
The DNA window shown above is from Aspergillus fumigatus Af293 chromosome 1, whole genome shotgun sequence and carries:
- a CDS encoding putative mitochondrial 2-oxodicarboxylate carrier protein, with the protein product MSSSNQKPLPFAYQFAAGAVAGVSEILVMYPLDVVKTRVQLQSNVVTSAAEERYNGMFDCFRKIVKNEGFSRLYRGISAPILMEAPKRATKFAANDSWGSFYRGLFGAQKQTQSLAVLTGATAGATEAFVVVPFELVKIRLQDRASAGKYNGMLDVVRKIIATEGPLAMYNGLESTLWRHILWNGGYFGCIFQVRAQLPAAEPGNKSQQTRNDLIAGTIGGIAGTVLNTPMDVVKSRIQNSPKVAGQVPKYNWAWPAVGTVMKEEGFGALYKGFIPKVLRLGPGGGILLVVFTGVMDFFRKIRGE
- a CDS encoding basic helix-loop-helix domain-containing protein, with translation MSEASIFIKSDPDDHNNNHFMMSQNGYSLNNQFGNSNEAVDPSELTMQNSGFMSYPFGSQQNMSSSFNFGNSGIDTDELLDLEINGQNGLPRDTSMNFMQDHSGAGISMSHPGHMSQMYSNTPEGAPMHSPFIHSFNYDHFRGLNQQQHNPSHLQGSHFEQSYVNSKARPSLQAIDRTSSDGRSPMTPKTPALGALTLGTPESGSFPTQPIRTGLQPRHQKTLSNQWDGTPGSAHSFGMESPISSPGHPSHHAAISEILKSGKHASLPAKVDTHIPGSAQDLESQEAKRRRRRASHNLVERRRRDNINERIQDLSHLVPQHRLEDDKVRKQLVNNSAMSGNGSSSNAATSLLAGGNGRRATAGNITMGLPIEEKEKGPNKGDILNGAVGWMRDLMWALHVKLQQESELAELITSLGGTWPFEQTEEEKRMRSEILDALEKNDPSTFTYSRGPGSGLRVPKHTNLAGEPISQNGALSPQSLSPSYNSGGSSNGGNSGQAQYWNSSGHAGMSFKEEDEYAMEMQ